The Candoia aspera isolate rCanAsp1 chromosome 13, rCanAsp1.hap2, whole genome shotgun sequence genome includes the window GGTCAGGCACGATTCCACCTTGCCTACCCTCCTCAACCCGCTGCAATTCACATGCTTACCGGAAGGTCAATTTCGTCTTGAAGACGGCCTGTCCCTGCAGTCCTGTTCCTTGTCTGATGAATAGATGGTTGTGGTCTCCCTGCAGGGGTGCCTTATACACATCAAAAACTTCGTTCCCCAAGTGCAGGGACATGCTTCGAAAAGAGGGGAGAATTAATTGGTGGAATTCAAGACAATCCCCAGTTTTCCCAGCCTATAATTATTGGGGCCAAAAAAACCAAGGGAAAAATACAAGGAAATCACACCTGAGGTCAGCCTCTTGTGCCCTCCACCCCCAAACGTGTTTGAAGCCTAGCAGTTTCCAAGTGTCAACTCACCTCCCGTCAGACCACTTGACTATCCGTGCGTTACTTTCTCGAATCTCGGTACCTTCATCATCTCGGCGAGTTCGCCAACGTATGGTGTTCTCTACCTTTCAAGACACAAAATTGCACAAGAGGATTGCAGTCAAGGAACAAAGACTATGTCCATATAGTCAGGCATGCAAGTATGGGGAGAGGAAGACACAGGATTTAAAGCCATACCTTCAGTTTTAACCTCGTTCTACCTTCTTCATCAAGCATCTCCTCGTCTTCAAATTCATCCTCGTAATACTGAGGATCAAAAGGCCTGTGAGGCAAGAAGAAGATCAGGACCCCAAAGGTGTCTGTCCCCAGCATCCTTTTTCCCATAGAGGCCCATGAGCAAGACCCGCAATTGCCTTCACAGACCAGGTTCACACAAATTAAATAAAGCACTGTTTGCCTGGGCAGAATAAATAGGTGTGCATGTGCCCAGCTGTCAAAAGCAAGCTCTAGAGTAGATACAGAACAGTCAGTTTTTAATTTACATCTGAACAGATATTAATTATATTCACAAATATTTTCCCACAGATCCTTggggggatggggagagagagaatgattattccttctttttttatatttgccaACACTATGGATGGATGctaggtggaaagaaagagaaagaagaggatgaccagaggCAAGGTGGGttgactcagttacagcggtgatgggggcacctttggaagacccgaaggaccaggttaggggcagatcatcatggagaagatctatcaaTGTGGCCACTAGcagctgacaccaacttgatggcacgtaatcaaccCATCAGTCAATAAACCAGGAAGCTAAATTTCCAAGATTCCCTCCTTTACCTGGGTTCCACACTGAGGAAATTGGGGAGCTTTACAAAATACAAGTCATTTCCTAAGTCCGTGTTGACTTTTGGAATTTCTACTTCTATTCGTGTTTCTGGAATAGGCTCTTCTTCTTGCTGATCTTCATTCAAACCGTTCTCATCCTAATCaagaagaaagaggggaaaaaacaaccaAGTCCGTTACGGAATAAAGTAAGTTGAATATCACTCCATATATTTGTGCTTAAAGtcctttcttattctttttcttactGAGAATACTGACACATATACTCGAGACCTGCTTAAAATATTAGCCGGCTGAAGGAAGTGAAGACTGGCCTCCTGCTAACTAAAGAAGCAAAACAGCTACAAAGAATTATCTTGCTATCCTTTGCCTTTACGGGGCGGGATGCCAACAGGGCACCAGTTGATTTGGGTGCGAGCCTCCTCTTTTCTGTGTAGTTGCATATCTTGAGTAGTTGCTGGGGATAAAAAATATGCCAACTACTCTGTGGGTCCAAATCTACCTACCTGTAgaatgttgatgttttcctactaacgattaagactgctattgtacctaatcttTTTGGCCGGGtaaagaggttgtatttgattgtctcctttcacgtgcttgatgcaaatcgcctggggggaggaacctgcccggacttgtttcttacttcctcttttttcctctgtgccgatatgtagccaagctaggtagctctcaatgagagctaagtcctttaaatatgttttgcttttgttttgctttttgtaaataaattatttttatagaaatgcctggtgtgtgacttttctgatctctcctgggctaaaggctttcccagcattctgcaacatagAATACCATTTTTCAGTTGGCTACAATCTTATTTTACTTATGACCACATGCTATTACATGATATGTTATATTTACATATGAGGCAGTCCACATGGAGACCCCTCCAATTTTAGCTCTCGAGATAAGCTAAGCTGAGAGGCCCAAAGCAGCCCCTGAAAAACCCGGGCTGAGAAGAAACTTGAATGAGAGATTATTCGGTCTTGGTCcaaaaccttaaccactagactccACTAGGTTTTCCTCTGTAGTGCCCCTTCCAATTGAAAGTTGTCTGATATCTTCCAAGTGCACACCCTTTTTATATGAGCAATAAGGAAGTATAACAGGTCTGGCAGAGGCCTGATGTCAACTAAGAGAATGCTCTAGACCTGGGATCTCCAATGTGGTGTAGCTGAGGCAGAAGCGTAAGGAAGACAACTAGCTGTGCTGAAGACATTTCCCAGTGATGCCTTCAGAAAGCGATTGTGAATTATCATTACCCTTTTGCTAACAGAATGATTGTACAACATCCAGTCTTTAAAACTACAGGATCCAATTCTCATCTCAAAGTTTCAGGTCAAGCTTTGATTGAGTTGACCGTGTTAAAAGGACAGGGGAGGTAGACTCTTCTTTGCCCCCAACGTTGAGGGGTCTACTTACAATAGGCTGCCCTGGGGTTGGTGGCTTGTCCTCCCCATCGCTCCCTGAAGATATATCATCTGCTCCTCCAAACAGATCCATTGCGTCTCTGTTATCTTAAGCAGAAGGTTAAACTGGAGAATTATTATATAGAAAAATATGGGCAAATCtggcataaagaaagaaaaacgaGAGACATACAAAATCAGAGTCATGAAGTGCTCAGAAGGagactttagagcagtgtttcgcaaccttggcagttttaagatctgtggacttcaactcccagaattctgggagttgaagtccacagatcttaaaactgccaaggttgagaaacacagctttagaGCCAGGGTCAAATGTTAGCATAACAAAGTGGGCGAAACAGTGACATGCATGTAACCTCCCTCACAAGGTTGCTTGAAAGAAAGGACATCCTTTCTTTCAAGGAGCTCAGTATGATACACATGGTCTTGTGAGATAGTCTCTGTGGAGGAAGGCTGAGATGAAAATAACTCACAATTTTTAAGTAGATCAGTAAcaccatttctctctcccttccgaACAAAGTAGTATTTTTCGATAGAGGCACATCTTGTGTATTGTTTGCTAGGACCTCCAGGTTCAGAGAAGTTGGATCAAGGGGAAGGATCCAGTCCACAGGACAAACTGTGGCCAGTCCTGGTTTAAAGGAAGCCTTTGATGCCTGAGCATTAGACTCCCTTTCAACCCCACCACCCACAGAGACCTGTGAAAGTTTCTAGCCAGAACCACGTCATTTTGGGGGCTAAAAAGAGTGCAGCTGAGCATGGTGCTTTTTGCTGTAGGCCACTGGAGAAGAAGAATTGCTTGCCAATGAAAACCAAAGCGCGATCCAAACAGAAGATGGGGAAGTAACGCTGCTTACTTTTCTGCCCTTCCGTATCGCTCTCCATTTCGGAATCGGATGCAATTTGCTTCTTGCCCTTTGTATGGGGAATATCATCATCGCTGTCACTGCCTCTTGCTGATTCTGTGAAAGTAGAGAGTTTTAACCCCTCCAGGggcacccctgcaccagcctttcCAGCTGGAGCCCTCAGGTACTTGAGATTACAATCATCATcttcaccaccatcatcatccccCATATTTATACATAACACTAAAACATAATTCAGGGTGACATAAATAAAGCAGACCAAGAAGCAGGTCTGAAAGTCATACATCTTTTTGCAGCTCTCATCTCTGAGAAAAGCAGCTGACCGGTTTTGCTGCACCAAAGTCTGTTGAGCCATCTACAGCAGCAAGCTGACTAGGACTAATATGCCTGTAAGGTCAAcagacagtttattttatttatctatgcaatttagaggccacccaactccacaagactctgggtggcttacaacatgaaaaagtagaaaataaaataaaaaataaaataaaataaaataaaagcagagatCCTTCATGCCCAGAAGAGAACTTAAACAGATAACATTCTGCTGGGTGTCAGCTCCCACCCTAATCCAAGGCCTAGGGGAACAGTCACATTTTCAGCAGCTTTTTGAGCATCATCAGAATCAACAGAACCACCTGTGGACCCTTTAGATTTGTACAGCTAAAACTCCCATCATTCCAAGACAGCAGGGTTAGAGATCATGGGAGATGAAGGAAACCACATTTAACAAGgtcagcaaagaaaacaaacaggaagACTAAACCATACGTACACCGTGCACTAATCCGTAGCTCCCCATTTCTCTTACCTGATTTGTGTTCACGTTCCTCTTCATCCTCTGAATGCTGGGGCCTCTCATCGTCTGAATTCTGCAGCTTCTCCTCCTCCGAACGTGGCAGCCGTTCCTCTTCATCCTCCGAGTTCTGCATGTTTTCCTCATCGGAATTTCGTGGCCTTTCATCCTCATCGGAATTCTGAAGCTTCTCTTCATCAGAAACCGGGGGCCTCTCGTCTTCATCGTCCGACTGGTGCAGCCTCTCTTTGTTGTCAGAGATCTGGGGCCTCTCTTCATCATCGGAGTTTTTCTCTTCGTCATCTGAATGCTGAGCCTGCTCTTCGTCGTCAGAATTCTGGAGCTTCTCCTCATCGTCTGACTGATCGCTCTTGtcctccccaccccatttttcaTCCTCGGAGTGGGCTTTCTCAGATCCTTCAGCCTCGGAGTGATGGCTACCTTCATCTGACCTGTGGTCCTCATCATCTTCCTCATCATGCGCAGCTTCTGAACCACTGTGCTGTTCGAGATCCGACTGGTCATTGTCCTCCCGTTCAGAGTGTCCTGAGCCTTCAGAATGATTGTAGGATCGCTCAGACTGATTGTCACTGCCGCTGTGGTGAGAAGCACCATCGTCCTCACTGTCTTCACCAAACAACTCTTTGTTACTGGGTTTCAAAGCATCCCGGTCATCCTCTCTGTCGCTCTCGCTTCCGGAAATGTTGCTAACAGAGCCAGTGTTCTCCCGGTCAGAATCTGAGTCAGATCCAGAATCAGAGTCTAGCAAAAACACACAGAAAACCACAGTATCAATCAGAGAATAAGAAACAGATTTCTTACAAAGGAAGCACAACAATATCACTTTGCAACTACGGTATTCCTTCTGCCTGAAAGAAGACATGCCCTATTCTTTGAAGGGGGGAAAGATTAATACCCAGAGAGAAAAGTAAACATTAAATGATGTGATGAGGCGTTTCAGTGGAATATAAAGAAGCAGAGCCAACATCAAGCAGGAGGGGGGTTGCCAGATACTGcataggcaaaggaggacacggacAATCGGAAAGGAAGACAAATGTGGGGAAAAGGACACACTAATTGTTTAATTTCCTGGGCATTCGTGACAAATATTACAGCAAAAAACTCCCCCCAAAATGTACTTAAGcgtacatgtatatgaaattactttttccagcataaGACTGGCTTTCCAACTGCAGTATTTTTCCAacacatctttattttcaagaacgtATAGCAGTGATAATATAGAATAGACAACAACgtacttttcaaatttcaccctaGAAACGTATGacaagtcatgtgatctacagtcTCGAGTGATCATAGAATTGAAGGGGCTGGATCGAAACCGGTCGCTGGAATCAGGAAACACATTAAACGAGGTTCATCTAGGTTGTCGACGGATGAGGGGAAGAAAGAAGtcgtggagtccctggtgctctctgagcttggtcgttggcttggagacatttcattacctgactaggtaacatcatcagtgcctagacgttctccttcttctccatcatcatcatcatcacaccaccaagatgttacctagttgggtaatgaaacgtctgcaagccagcaACCAAGTTCCAAGatcagcaaggactccacagttcaaccctaagtatattctcttctattagaaagaagcagacaatttacgaGGTCGCAATACACGAAAATCTGAATgacagtttctctttctctccacctCCCCCAGTTCCAAGATGCAGAAAATAGCTtgcaataatagaaataataataataatatggtatGTCTGCTGtgttgagttatatataaaaaaggcaggataaaaaatctaataataatattcttatattttattgaatagttattaaataataatatataacaatcaaattattattaaataatataatatattgccTAATAGTCTAATCTAACCTAATCTAATctattaatattactattattatattttaattccgCCTTCTTTATATGTAACTCGAGACGGCggatatacctaatactcctgtctcctaacaagaaccctgtgaggtggattagTAAGGCCTTCTGCACCTGCTCAGAAGGCTTCTCTCTGTCTTGAAGGAACGAAGGACCTGCGCTCGACCCAAAGCCCCGGTGCGCGTCAAGAGAGCCCCGAAAAAGCCTCGGGCGGGGGCACGGGGTGGGATTCCGCGCATGCGCGACCGGATCCCTCGCCCCACTTCTCCCCACGCTACCTTTTTGCTCCGGTTCCGTGTCCGCGTCGCTCCCGAAGAGCTCCTCCATGTCCGCCATGCTAAAGGAAGCCCGACGCCTCAGGCCAGAACCGCAGACCCGGCGCTGGGCGACCCCGGAAGCGGCGCTGCCTCGTGACGCCACAGATCCGCGACCAGGCCCGCGAGCGGAAGAGGCGGGCTTATCCACAGCGTTTATTTTCTCTCGTGCAATGAGCTTCTCTAATTCGTGCAAAACATCTTACCGTTGTTTAGTATCACTCTGAGAGATACAAACGGAAGAGTTCATGTTCCCGTACGAGGAAATAAAGGGGACCTATTGTTTCGCTAGTTTGCCACGGTTTCAGGGATGCGGCTCTTGACTTTAATATATCTATGGCGAAGCTTGGGAAACATTGGGAAAAGCGGCCAATAGGAAGTCATTTTCTATAGAGATAAATCAAGAGACTTATACGAGCAGTGTCAGAATAGAAGTTTGAGGCTCCTTAACCCTTTTTTTCTCCCCGCTAGCGTGAAAGCGACAGGGGCTcattgaaagaaaaatagttttagcaCAGCTGTAACTGGGCGACAGGCACCAATTCAATACACTAAAGTCCATGAGATCTTTGTACGTTGTCCAGCATTCATCTGCATGGGAAGTCCAATCCCTCCCGTTTCCCCAGTCCTTTTTTAACTGTCCATGAAATCCTCTGCCTGTACCAGATGCAAATTGCTTTGATTTCAATGGGGCCAAGCTCCTGCTGTGTATAACAGCCTCCccctccaccaccaaccccgGTGCCTCTATCGTTGTATTACAGTTCCCATCACTCCCAGAGAATGTAACTTGGGGCTGTCCTGATTGAAGACAGTTTTACCAGGCGAAATTTCTTTGCAATTcatcagtttttttcccctaaaagacAAACAGATGCACCTGTGCCAtaataaatgcattcattttaaGAATGCAGGACTTGTTTTTAAGCAAAATAATGCAATATATCAAAGGTAAAAGTGTTGTGAGACTACCTAATAAACAATATGAGAATGAGTATCATATATTTGTTAATACCAGAATGAGTTTTAGTAGCCATTGGCCTTCCCAAAGGCTACTGAATATTCTAACTGGGCTGGCCAAAGAGCAAAATATTCATCTTCACAAAACCCAAATGATCAATTCAGCCTAGTTTCACAAGACTGATCAAGACAAATTATTTCCTCTGAGATTTATATGCTCTTCTTAGGAAAAGGTATTGAATAGCGAACACTTGCcttaaatcagtatttttcagacttggcaactttaagatgggtggacagttgtgggagttgaagtccacacatcttaaagatgccaagtttgaaaaaacactgccttaaatggCGTGCTGCACAAACCAAGAGCAG containing:
- the LEO1 gene encoding RNA polymerase-associated protein LEO1, with the translated sequence MADMEELFGSDADTEPEQKDSDSGSDSDSDRENTGSVSNISGSESDREDDRDALKPSNKELFGEDSEDDGASHHSGSDNQSERSYNHSEGSGHSEREDNDQSDLEQHSGSEAAHDEEDDEDHRSDEGSHHSEAEGSEKAHSEDEKWGGEDKSDQSDDEEKLQNSDDEEQAQHSDDEEKNSDDEERPQISDNKERLHQSDDEDERPPVSDEEKLQNSDEDERPRNSDEENMQNSEDEEERLPRSEEEKLQNSDDERPQHSEDEEEREHKSESARGSDSDDDIPHTKGKKQIASDSEMESDTEGQKNNRDAMDLFGGADDISSGSDGEDKPPTPGQPIDENGLNEDQQEEEPIPETRIEVEIPKVNTDLGNDLYFVKLPNFLSVEPRPFDPQYYEDEFEDEEMLDEEGRTRLKLKVENTIRWRTRRDDEGTEIRESNARIVKWSDGSMSLHLGNEVFDVYKAPLQGDHNHLFIRQGTGLQGQAVFKTKLTFRPHSTDSATHRKMTLSLADRCSKTQKIRILPMAGRDPESQRTEMIKKEEERLRASIRRESQQRRMREKQHQRGLSASYLEPDRYDEEEEGEEAISLAAIKNRYKGGIREERARIYSSDSDDGSDEEKAQRLLKAKKLNSDEEGEPSGKRKAEDDEKASKKQKKYVISDEEDEDEDA